A DNA window from Thermosynechococcaceae cyanobacterium Okahandja contains the following coding sequences:
- a CDS encoding YlqD family protein, whose protein sequence is MDTKLLLRRQISVKAVVTPLWKEDAQRQLQAQLNQIDIQIQQLDLQLQQVVGELRKSSDPEDLVKARIQDVQGQANNQKAQLLQQKNAILQQLDQVQRLEEGEEVDQGQVDNFFYVTKGDNLIQKMQVEILMRDGVIEDIRGTL, encoded by the coding sequence AGCAGTCGTAACCCCCCTCTGGAAAGAAGATGCCCAGCGGCAGCTACAGGCGCAACTCAATCAAATTGACATTCAAATTCAGCAACTCGACTTGCAGCTTCAACAAGTGGTGGGTGAACTGCGCAAAAGCAGTGACCCTGAGGATTTAGTGAAAGCCCGCATTCAAGACGTGCAGGGACAAGCCAATAATCAAAAGGCGCAACTGTTGCAGCAGAAAAACGCCATTTTGCAACAACTGGATCAAGTCCAACGCCTTGAAGAGGGGGAAGAAGTGGATCAAGGGCAGGTCGATAACTTCTTCTACGTCACCAAAGGGGACAACCTGATCCAAAAAATGCAGGTGGAAATCCTGATGCGCGATGGTGTCATCGAAGACATTCGCGGCACCCTCTAG